The Castellaniella sp. genome includes a window with the following:
- a CDS encoding ABC transporter ATP-binding protein: MPPRLALHQISKSYPAVRANDAVDLTVEAGEIHAVLGENGAGKSTLMKIIYGVVRPDSGTVQWDGADVHIANPAAARALGLGMVFQHFSLFDTLTVVENIALGLSPDIDLQELAGRIADTAHQYGLDVEPHRHVHTLSVGERQRVEIVRALLGKPKLLILDEPTSVLTPQAVQRLFQVLRQLAEEGCSILYISHKLDEIRSLCHRCTVMRAGRVTGICDPRQETDASLSRMMIGADLPVQQRQVREAGPVLLQVRHLDLPQAHPFATALSQLSFDLHAGEILGIAGVSGNGQQELMGVLSGEDRRVARDTIILDGQPIGRQSSAWRRTQGLAFVPEERLGRGAVPELSLARNLLLSHQGADTIRHGWIRTGVVQRITSEIIQRFHVKASGPHALAGSLSGGNLQKFIVGREVVRQPRLLLIAQPTWGVDVGAAAQIHGELLALRDAGCAILLISEELDELLELSDRLLVMSKGRLSPPVTREQANREQIGQWMSGLWPGADADVVHSAQESVHA, translated from the coding sequence ATGCCACCGCGACTGGCCTTACATCAAATATCTAAATCCTATCCCGCCGTGCGCGCCAACGACGCGGTGGATCTCACCGTCGAAGCGGGCGAAATCCACGCGGTGCTGGGCGAGAACGGGGCGGGCAAGTCCACCTTGATGAAAATCATCTATGGGGTTGTGCGTCCTGACAGTGGAACGGTGCAGTGGGATGGCGCCGACGTGCATATTGCCAATCCCGCTGCGGCCCGGGCATTGGGGCTGGGCATGGTGTTCCAGCATTTTTCTCTGTTCGACACCCTGACTGTGGTGGAAAACATTGCCCTGGGCCTATCGCCCGATATCGACTTGCAGGAACTCGCTGGCCGCATTGCCGACACCGCCCACCAGTACGGTCTGGATGTCGAGCCTCATCGTCATGTGCATACGCTGTCGGTGGGCGAACGCCAGCGTGTGGAAATCGTGCGGGCCCTGCTGGGCAAACCCAAGCTGCTGATCCTGGACGAGCCCACGTCAGTGTTGACGCCCCAGGCGGTACAGCGTTTATTTCAGGTGCTGCGCCAGTTGGCCGAAGAAGGCTGCAGCATTCTATACATCAGCCATAAGCTCGATGAAATCCGCAGCCTGTGTCACCGCTGCACCGTCATGCGGGCTGGCCGGGTCACCGGGATTTGCGACCCGCGCCAGGAAACCGACGCCAGTCTGTCGCGCATGATGATCGGGGCGGATCTGCCCGTGCAGCAGCGCCAGGTTCGCGAGGCCGGCCCGGTCTTGCTGCAGGTGCGCCACTTGGATCTCCCCCAGGCCCATCCTTTTGCCACGGCGCTGTCGCAATTGTCTTTCGATCTGCATGCCGGGGAAATCCTGGGCATAGCGGGGGTGTCCGGCAACGGTCAACAAGAACTGATGGGTGTTCTTTCCGGCGAGGATCGCCGTGTGGCACGCGATACCATCATCCTCGACGGCCAGCCGATTGGACGCCAATCGTCAGCTTGGCGACGCACCCAGGGGCTGGCATTCGTGCCTGAAGAACGTCTTGGTCGCGGTGCAGTGCCTGAACTCTCTCTGGCGCGTAATCTGCTGCTGTCGCACCAGGGGGCCGATACCATCCGCCATGGCTGGATTCGCACTGGGGTGGTGCAACGCATTACCAGCGAAATCATCCAGCGCTTTCACGTCAAGGCCTCTGGCCCGCATGCCTTGGCGGGCAGCCTGTCCGGCGGCAATCTGCAAAAATTCATTGTGGGCCGCGAGGTCGTGCGACAGCCGCGTCTGCTGCTGATTGCCCAGCCTACGTGGGGGGTCGATGTCGGGGCCGCTGCCCAGATCCATGGCGAACTGCTGGCCTTGCGCGATGCCGGCTGCGCCATTTTGCTGATTTCCGAAGAACTCGACGAACTGCTCGAACTCTCCGATCGACTGTTGGTGATGTCCAAGGGCCGCCTGTCGCCGCCGGTGACGCGAGAGCAAGCCAACCGTGAACAGATCGGACAGTGGATGAGCGGCCTGTGGCCCGGTGCCGATGCCGATGTCGTCCACTCTGCCCAGGAGTCCGTCCATGCTTGA
- the ahpF gene encoding alkyl hydroperoxide reductase subunit F: MLDANLKGQLGTYLERVTQPVELRASVDGSAQAQELRAFLEEIASLSDKITLLDVADMRVPSFEIARAGTDIGVRFAGMPLGHEFTSLVLALLQVGGHPPKLDDAVIEQIRALPGDYHFETYFSLSCQNCPDVVQALNAMSVINPRIRHVAIDGALFQDEVQQREILSVPAVFLNGEIFHQGRAGVEEILAKLDVGDDSAKVDALNAREEFDVLVVGGGPAGAAAAVYAARKGIRTGVVAERFGGQVLDTMAIENYISVLETEGPKFGVALEQHVKAYEVDIMNLQRADRLVPGKSIQLELASGAVLKAKTVILSTGARWRQINVPGENEYRNRGVAYCPHCDGPLFKGKHVAVIGGGNSGVEAAIDLAGIVGHVTLVEFGAALRADDVLQRKLRSMPNVTILVSAQTTEIHGDGKRVVGLSYKNRSSGADHRVDLDGVFIQIGLVPNTEWLKGTVDLTPHGEIIVDARGQTSVPGVFAAGDATTVPYKQIIIAAGDGAKAALSAFDHLIRSSVDADETAAA; the protein is encoded by the coding sequence ATGCTGGATGCAAACCTCAAAGGACAATTAGGAACTTACCTCGAACGGGTCACGCAACCTGTCGAGCTGCGTGCCTCTGTGGACGGCAGCGCTCAGGCGCAGGAATTGCGTGCCTTTCTGGAAGAAATCGCCAGTTTGTCCGATAAGATCACGCTGCTCGACGTTGCCGATATGCGGGTTCCTTCCTTCGAGATCGCCCGGGCGGGCACCGATATCGGTGTGCGCTTTGCCGGTATGCCGCTGGGGCACGAATTCACCTCGCTGGTGCTGGCCTTGTTGCAGGTGGGTGGTCACCCCCCGAAACTGGATGATGCCGTCATCGAGCAGATCCGCGCATTGCCGGGCGACTACCATTTCGAAACGTATTTCTCCCTGTCGTGCCAGAATTGCCCGGACGTGGTCCAGGCGCTGAACGCCATGTCGGTCATCAATCCGCGCATCCGCCATGTGGCGATTGATGGCGCCTTGTTCCAGGACGAGGTCCAGCAGCGCGAGATCCTGTCTGTGCCGGCCGTGTTCCTCAATGGCGAAATCTTTCACCAAGGCCGCGCCGGGGTCGAGGAAATCCTGGCGAAACTGGACGTCGGCGACGATAGCGCCAAGGTCGATGCCCTGAATGCCCGTGAAGAATTCGACGTGCTGGTGGTGGGCGGTGGGCCAGCCGGTGCCGCCGCTGCCGTGTATGCCGCCCGCAAGGGCATCCGCACGGGCGTGGTCGCCGAACGTTTCGGCGGTCAGGTGCTGGACACCATGGCCATCGAGAACTACATCTCCGTGCTGGAAACCGAAGGGCCAAAATTCGGCGTGGCGCTGGAACAGCACGTCAAGGCCTACGAGGTCGACATCATGAACCTGCAGCGGGCGGATCGCCTGGTGCCCGGCAAATCGATTCAGCTCGAACTTGCCAGCGGCGCCGTGCTGAAGGCCAAGACCGTCATCCTGTCCACCGGCGCCCGCTGGCGCCAGATCAATGTGCCGGGCGAAAACGAATACCGCAATCGCGGCGTGGCCTACTGCCCGCACTGCGACGGCCCCTTGTTCAAGGGCAAGCACGTGGCAGTCATCGGCGGAGGTAACTCGGGCGTTGAAGCCGCGATCGACCTGGCCGGGATCGTGGGCCATGTCACCCTGGTGGAATTCGGCGCTGCGTTGCGCGCCGACGATGTGCTGCAGCGCAAATTGCGCAGCATGCCCAATGTCACGATTCTGGTCTCGGCCCAGACCACAGAAATTCATGGCGATGGCAAGCGCGTGGTTGGTCTTAGCTACAAGAATCGCAGTAGCGGGGCAGATCATCGGGTTGACCTGGACGGGGTCTTTATCCAGATCGGTCTGGTGCCCAACACCGAATGGCTCAAGGGTACGGTGGATCTGACGCCGCATGGCGAGATTATCGTTGATGCCCGTGGCCAGACCTCGGTGCCTGGTGTGTTTGCCGCAGGGGATGCCACCACGGTGCCCTACAAGCAGATCATCATCGCCGCGGGCGATGGGGCCAAGGCCGCCTTGTCCGCCTTCGACCATTTGATCCGCAGTTCCGTGGATGCGGACGAAACAGCCGCCGCGTAA
- a CDS encoding ABC transporter permease: MLELIPRAEPSRRMAWISPILALGLTALCGVFMFLIVGKSPLQGLNVFFIQPLTSVQGWSEIGVKVAPLLLCAVGLALCFRANIFNIGAEGQLVMGAIASGAFILQFDDGMGGGGGPLMMTLALLAGAVGGALWAALVAWLRDLYHANEILVSLMLVYVAELLLSYLVHGVMRDPDGFGFPQSRLFDFGFLLPVWPGTRLHLGLALALLAALLAWLLLSRLFAGYRLTVGGLAPMAARYAGFSSRQALWGCMLGSGALAGVAGAAEIMGPIGQLTPSVSPGYGFAAIIVAFVGRLHPIGVIFASFIMALFYIGGELSQTRLGMPSAITGIFQGILLFSLLACDVLINQRLRWRR; encoded by the coding sequence ATGCTTGAACTCATCCCCCGGGCCGAACCCTCTCGCCGTATGGCCTGGATTTCGCCGATCCTGGCTTTGGGCCTGACGGCACTGTGCGGCGTCTTCATGTTCCTGATCGTGGGTAAATCCCCGCTGCAAGGCCTGAATGTTTTTTTTATCCAACCGCTGACCAGCGTACAAGGCTGGTCTGAAATCGGCGTCAAGGTCGCGCCTTTGCTGCTCTGCGCCGTGGGCTTGGCACTTTGTTTTCGGGCCAATATCTTCAATATCGGTGCCGAAGGCCAACTGGTGATGGGGGCCATTGCCTCGGGTGCCTTTATCCTGCAGTTTGATGATGGGATGGGTGGTGGTGGCGGGCCTTTGATGATGACGCTGGCCCTGCTGGCCGGGGCCGTCGGCGGTGCGCTTTGGGCCGCGTTGGTGGCCTGGCTGCGCGATCTTTATCACGCCAACGAAATCCTGGTTTCCTTGATGCTGGTTTATGTGGCCGAACTCCTGCTCAGCTATCTGGTGCATGGGGTCATGCGCGACCCCGATGGCTTTGGCTTTCCCCAGTCCAGGTTGTTCGACTTCGGCTTTCTGCTGCCGGTCTGGCCTGGGACGCGCCTGCATCTGGGGCTGGCACTGGCCTTGCTGGCTGCGCTGCTGGCGTGGCTGCTGCTGTCTCGTCTGTTTGCAGGCTATCGGCTGACGGTGGGCGGCCTGGCTCCCATGGCCGCGCGTTATGCCGGGTTTTCCTCGCGTCAGGCGCTCTGGGGCTGCATGCTGGGTTCAGGGGCACTGGCCGGGGTGGCCGGGGCGGCCGAGATCATGGGCCCCATCGGGCAGCTCACTCCCTCGGTGTCGCCCGGCTATGGCTTTGCCGCCATCATTGTGGCCTTTGTGGGGCGCCTGCACCCCATCGGGGTGATATTCGCCAGCTTCATCATGGCGCTGTTCTACATCGGCGGTGAACTCTCCCAGACACGGCTGGGCATGCCCAGTGCCATCACCGGCATTTTTCAGGGCATCTTGCTGTTTTCGCTGCTGGCTTGTGATGTTTTAATCAATCAACGCTTGCGCTGGAGGCGCTGA
- the groL gene encoding chaperonin GroEL (60 kDa chaperone family; promotes refolding of misfolded polypeptides especially under stressful conditions; forms two stacked rings of heptamers to form a barrel-shaped 14mer; ends can be capped by GroES; misfolded proteins enter the barrel where they are refolded when GroES binds): protein MAAKQVYFGDDARSRIVRGVNILANAVKTTMGPKGRNVVLDRSFGAPTVTKDGVSVAKEIELKDKFENIGAQLVKEVASKTSDNAGDGTTTATVLAQSIVEEGLKYVAAGISPMDLKRGIDKAVAVAVAELHKLSKPCTTSKAIAQVGSISANSDASVGEIIANAMDKVGKEGVITVEDGKSLENELDVVEGMQFDRGYLSPYFINNPDKQVAILDDPFVLIFDKKISNIRDLLPVLEQVAKSSRPLLIVAEDVEGEALATLVVNNIRGILKTTAVKAPGFGDRRKAMLEDIAILTGGTVISEETGLSLEKATIELLGQAKRIEVAKENTTIIDGAGQAANIEARVKQIRAQIEEATSDYDREKLQERVAKLAGGVAVIRVGAATEIEMKEKKARVEDALHATRAAVEEGIVPGGGVALIRAKAAVAQVKGDNADQDAGIKLVLRAIEAPLRTIVSNAGDEASVIVNAVEQGEGNYGYNAATGEYGDLVEQGVIDPTKVTRTALQNAASVASLLLTTEAAVAEIVEDKPAAGGMPDMGGMGGMGGMGGF, encoded by the coding sequence ATGGCTGCAAAGCAAGTTTATTTCGGTGACGATGCCCGTTCGCGCATCGTCCGTGGTGTCAACATCCTGGCCAACGCCGTCAAGACCACCATGGGCCCCAAAGGCCGCAATGTGGTGCTGGACCGCTCGTTCGGCGCCCCCACCGTGACCAAGGACGGTGTGTCCGTGGCCAAGGAAATCGAACTGAAAGACAAGTTCGAGAACATCGGCGCCCAGTTGGTCAAGGAAGTCGCTTCCAAGACCTCCGACAACGCTGGTGACGGCACCACCACCGCCACCGTGCTGGCCCAATCCATCGTCGAAGAAGGCCTGAAGTACGTGGCCGCCGGCATCAGCCCGATGGACCTCAAGCGCGGCATCGACAAGGCCGTGGCCGTGGCCGTGGCAGAGCTGCATAAGCTCTCCAAGCCCTGCACCACCAGCAAGGCCATCGCCCAGGTCGGTTCCATCTCGGCCAACAGCGACGCCTCCGTCGGCGAGATCATCGCCAACGCGATGGACAAGGTCGGCAAGGAAGGCGTCATCACCGTCGAAGACGGCAAGTCGCTGGAAAACGAGCTGGACGTCGTCGAAGGCATGCAATTCGACCGTGGCTACCTGTCTCCCTACTTCATCAACAACCCGGACAAGCAAGTCGCCATCCTGGACGACCCGTTTGTCCTGATCTTCGACAAGAAAATCAGCAACATCCGCGATCTGTTGCCGGTGCTGGAACAAGTTGCCAAGTCCAGCCGTCCGCTGCTGATCGTGGCTGAAGACGTCGAAGGCGAAGCCCTGGCCACCCTGGTGGTGAACAACATCCGCGGCATCCTGAAGACCACCGCTGTCAAGGCCCCGGGCTTCGGCGACCGCCGCAAAGCCATGCTGGAAGACATCGCCATCCTGACGGGCGGCACGGTAATCTCCGAAGAAACCGGCCTGTCCCTGGAAAAAGCCACGATCGAACTGCTGGGCCAAGCCAAGCGCATCGAAGTCGCCAAGGAAAACACCACCATCATCGACGGTGCCGGCCAAGCCGCCAACATCGAAGCCCGGGTCAAGCAGATCCGCGCCCAGATCGAGGAAGCCACGTCCGACTACGATCGTGAAAAACTGCAAGAACGCGTCGCCAAGCTGGCGGGCGGTGTTGCCGTGATTCGCGTCGGCGCAGCCACCGAAATCGAAATGAAGGAAAAGAAGGCCCGTGTTGAAGACGCCCTGCACGCCACGCGTGCCGCCGTCGAGGAAGGCATTGTTCCGGGCGGCGGTGTTGCGCTGATCCGCGCCAAGGCCGCTGTGGCCCAGGTCAAGGGCGACAACGCTGACCAGGACGCCGGCATCAAGCTGGTCCTGCGCGCCATCGAAGCCCCGCTGCGCACCATCGTCAGCAATGCCGGCGACGAAGCCAGCGTGATCGTCAACGCCGTTGAACAAGGCGAAGGCAATTACGGCTACAACGCCGCCACCGGCGAATACGGCGATCTGGTCGAGCAAGGCGTGATCGACCCGACCAAGGTCACCCGCACCGCACTGCAAAACGCGGCCTCCGTGGCCAGCCTGTTGCTGACGACCGAAGCCGCTGTGGCCGAAATCGTCGAAGACAAGCCTGCTGCCGGCGGTATGCCCGACATGGGCGGCATGGGTGGAATGGGCGGCATGGGCGGCTTCTAA
- the ahpC gene encoding alkyl hydroperoxide reductase subunit C → MSLINTVIKPFKATAYHNGKFVEVSNESVAGKWAVFVFYPADFTFVCPTELEDLADHYAEFQKLGVEVYSVSTDTHFAHKAWHDTSEAIKKVNYPMIGDPTHALSKNFEVLIEEEGIALRGTFVVNPAGEIKVLEVHDNGIGRDASELLRKVKAALYIAAHPGEVCPAKWEEGAKTLTPSLDLVGKI, encoded by the coding sequence ATGTCTCTCATCAATACCGTTATCAAGCCCTTCAAGGCCACTGCTTATCACAATGGCAAGTTCGTGGAAGTCAGCAACGAAAGCGTTGCCGGCAAGTGGGCCGTGTTCGTGTTCTATCCCGCCGACTTCACTTTTGTGTGCCCGACCGAACTCGAAGACCTGGCTGATCACTACGCTGAATTCCAGAAGCTGGGCGTGGAAGTCTACTCCGTGTCCACCGATACGCATTTCGCCCATAAGGCCTGGCACGACACGTCCGAAGCCATCAAGAAGGTCAACTACCCGATGATCGGCGACCCGACCCATGCGCTGTCCAAGAACTTTGAAGTGTTGATCGAAGAAGAAGGCATTGCCCTGCGCGGCACCTTCGTGGTCAATCCTGCCGGCGAAATCAAGGTCCTGGAAGTCCACGACAACGGCATCGGCCGTGATGCTTCCGAACTGCTGCGCAAGGTCAAGGCTGCACTCTATATCGCTGCCCACCCCGGCGAGGTCTGCCCCGCCAAATGGGAAGAAGGCGCCAAGACCCTGACCCCGTCCCTGGACCTGGTCGGCAAGATCTAA
- the leuE gene encoding leucine efflux protein LeuE — protein MFSEYGVLDVWTYLAGVIFIVLLPGPNSLFVLAVGAGRGVRAGYQAACGVFLGDTILMTLTAAGAASVLKLLPVVFLALKAVGAVYLSYLGIRLLWSAWRPAHDNPKTVSIASGSPFQKALLLSLLNPKAILFLLSFFVQFVDPAYAHPSLSFLILALILQACSAIYLSALIFGGSRLAAAFRRRQGLARSGSGMVGLLFLWFAGRMAFEA, from the coding sequence ATGTTTTCTGAATATGGTGTATTGGATGTCTGGACATATCTGGCCGGCGTGATTTTTATTGTGCTGCTGCCAGGGCCGAACTCGTTGTTCGTGCTGGCGGTGGGGGCTGGTCGTGGCGTGCGGGCTGGCTATCAGGCCGCGTGCGGGGTGTTTCTGGGGGACACCATTCTGATGACGCTGACGGCAGCAGGCGCAGCCTCGGTTTTGAAACTGCTGCCGGTGGTGTTTCTGGCCCTGAAGGCAGTGGGCGCGGTGTATCTCAGCTATCTGGGCATCCGGCTGCTGTGGTCGGCCTGGCGGCCTGCGCATGACAACCCCAAGACCGTCTCGATTGCCTCGGGCAGTCCATTTCAAAAGGCCTTGCTGCTCAGCCTGCTCAATCCCAAGGCGATTTTGTTCCTGCTGTCGTTCTTCGTGCAGTTCGTGGACCCGGCCTATGCCCACCCATCCCTGTCGTTTCTGATCCTGGCCCTGATTCTGCAGGCGTGCAGCGCCATCTATCTGTCTGCCTTGATCTTTGGCGGCTCGCGTCTGGCTGCGGCCTTTCGACGCCGCCAGGGACTGGCGCGTAGCGGCAGTGGCATGGTTGGTTTGTTGTTCCTGTGGTTCGCCGGGCGCATGGCGTTTGAAGCCTGA
- a CDS encoding SDR family oxidoreductase — MNFLSPVALVTGSTSGIGAAIARRLSNEGFAIILHSRNSVDAGHALASELGMAAYIQADLANEADRERLVREAVAMWGRLDVLVNNAGVSRVIPHADILAATPDIWQELHEINVVAPFRLVAHAESALRDAAARGKPGCVINVSSHAGVRPKGASIPYAATKAALNHVTRLLALSLAPHIRVNAVAPGLVDTPMTANWMQAQQIWKEQAPMRRAASPEDIAQAVAMLVASDYLTGEILLSDGGLNLT, encoded by the coding sequence ATGAATTTTTTGTCTCCTGTTGCTCTTGTCACTGGTTCCACTTCCGGTATCGGGGCCGCCATTGCTCGACGGCTATCCAACGAGGGATTCGCCATCATCTTGCATTCGCGCAATTCAGTCGATGCTGGGCATGCATTGGCCAGCGAGTTAGGCATGGCTGCTTATATACAAGCTGATTTGGCGAATGAGGCGGACCGAGAGAGGCTTGTGCGCGAAGCAGTTGCCATGTGGGGACGACTCGATGTGCTGGTCAATAACGCTGGCGTCAGTCGCGTCATCCCCCATGCAGATATCTTGGCGGCCACGCCGGATATATGGCAGGAACTGCATGAAATCAATGTCGTAGCCCCATTCCGTTTGGTGGCGCACGCTGAATCCGCGCTCCGTGATGCGGCTGCGCGGGGAAAGCCTGGTTGCGTCATTAATGTCAGTTCGCATGCCGGCGTCCGACCAAAGGGTGCGTCCATTCCTTATGCAGCGACCAAGGCGGCGTTAAACCATGTGACCCGCCTGCTTGCTCTTTCGCTTGCCCCGCATATTCGGGTGAACGCTGTCGCACCAGGCCTGGTCGATACGCCCATGACAGCGAACTGGATGCAGGCACAGCAAATTTGGAAAGAACAGGCGCCTATGCGTCGGGCGGCTAGCCCAGAAGATATCGCACAAGCTGTTGCAATGCTGGTCGCTTCAGACTACCTGACGGGTGAAATCCTACTGTCGGATGGCGGCTTAAACCTCACATAA
- a CDS encoding co-chaperone GroES, translated as MALRPLHDRVIVKRLDNERTTASGIVIPESAAEKPDQGEVLAVGPGKKTEDGKLIAVDVKVGDKVLFGKYAGQSVKVDGDEVLVIREEEILAVIQ; from the coding sequence ATGGCACTGCGTCCTTTGCACGATCGTGTGATCGTCAAGCGTCTGGACAACGAGCGCACCACTGCCTCGGGTATCGTCATCCCCGAGAGCGCCGCCGAAAAACCCGATCAGGGCGAAGTCCTGGCCGTTGGCCCCGGTAAGAAAACCGAGGACGGCAAGCTCATCGCGGTCGACGTCAAGGTCGGCGACAAGGTGCTGTTCGGCAAATATGCCGGCCAGTCCGTCAAGGTCGATGGCGACGAAGTTCTGGTCATCCGCGAGGAAGAAATCCTCGCCGTGATCCAGTAA